One Elusimicrobiota bacterium genomic region harbors:
- a CDS encoding glycosyltransferase, producing the protein MPPARVSVILPCLNERDNIVPLVRRILASLPAPRELLVVDDNSPDGTAEAVRREFSAEPEVRLLVRTGGGGLTSALQSGINAASGEIVAWMDCDLSMPPERLAALAGAVRNGDCDAAVGSRFIPGGADKRLKCTSLVLALQVVFSLVLSRFTRILLRRRFFDWTSGFIAVRRDALRNIPLRGDFGEYFIRLMHALFERGYRIKEIPYELGPRWKGESKMAQSVPGLLRRGSKYIAAVLECLFLKADKN; encoded by the coding sequence GAACGAACGGGACAATATCGTTCCGCTCGTAAGGCGTATCCTGGCCTCGCTGCCCGCCCCGCGCGAGCTGCTTGTCGTGGACGATAATTCGCCCGACGGCACGGCTGAAGCGGTCAGGCGGGAGTTTTCGGCCGAGCCGGAAGTGCGGCTGCTGGTGCGGACCGGCGGCGGCGGCCTTACCTCGGCGCTGCAAAGCGGGATAAACGCGGCCAGCGGAGAGATAGTGGCATGGATGGACTGCGATCTGTCAATGCCCCCGGAACGGCTGGCGGCGCTGGCTGGGGCGGTCAGGAATGGGGACTGCGACGCGGCCGTCGGATCGCGGTTCATCCCGGGAGGGGCGGACAAAAGGCTGAAGTGCACGAGCCTGGTCCTTGCCTTGCAAGTGGTTTTCAGCCTGGTCCTCTCGCGGTTTACCAGGATACTGCTGCGCCGCAGGTTTTTTGACTGGACCAGCGGATTTATAGCCGTCAGGCGGGACGCGTTGCGGAATATCCCTTTGCGGGGAGACTTCGGGGAATACTTTATCCGGCTTATGCATGCCCTGTTCGAACGCGGCTATCGCATTAAAGAGATACCGTATGAATTGGGGCCCCGGTGGAAAGGAGAATCAAAGATGGCGCAGTCGGTACCGGGGCTTTTGCGGCGCGGATCGAAATATATAGCCGCGGTTCTTGAATGTCTATTCCTGAAAGCGGATAAAAACTAA